In the genome of bacterium, one region contains:
- the ispE gene encoding 4-(cytidine 5'-diphospho)-2-C-methyl-D-erythritol kinase, translating to MLKIRSPAKLNLVLEVLGERADGYHELRTVMQSIDLCDEISIEEHPLACHLELHTNTMSCPVDEKNLVWQAIHWLREATGFKEGLVITIDKSIPVSAGLGGGSSDAGAVLAALVARYRLNVGHSVLHQTASRIGSDVPFFLVGGTALATGRGEIVAEAPQLAKTSFVLASPSILVETGKVYRGLRLASTPAKTTSSKDACASFLAHIAQPECWEMMVNDLEAPARQLYPSIDEVFEILSALGVKHAMLSGSGGAVFAPVESPEVARQLAVRLSTAGFWSRACESMDRAEFRESVFSG from the coding sequence GTGCTGAAGATCCGCTCCCCCGCTAAGCTAAATCTGGTCCTTGAGGTCCTGGGCGAGAGGGCGGACGGCTACCACGAACTCAGGACGGTGATGCAATCGATCGACCTTTGCGACGAGATATCGATCGAGGAGCATCCTCTCGCTTGCCATCTCGAGCTGCACACGAATACCATGAGCTGCCCCGTCGATGAGAAAAACCTCGTCTGGCAGGCGATACACTGGCTTCGTGAGGCGACCGGCTTCAAGGAGGGGCTCGTCATTACGATTGACAAAAGCATCCCAGTTAGCGCCGGGCTTGGCGGAGGAAGCAGCGACGCGGGCGCCGTGCTCGCCGCGCTTGTCGCCAGATACAGGTTGAACGTCGGGCACAGCGTGCTGCACCAGACCGCGAGCAGGATTGGCTCGGACGTCCCATTCTTCTTAGTCGGAGGCACAGCGCTTGCAACCGGCAGGGGCGAGATTGTGGCCGAGGCGCCCCAGTTGGCCAAGACGTCGTTTGTCCTGGCAAGTCCTAGTATTCTGGTCGAGACGGGTAAGGTTTACCGAGGCCTGCGGCTGGCAAGCACCCCGGCCAAGACCACGTCATCGAAAGATGCCTGCGCCTCATTTCTTGCGCACATAGCTCAGCCAGAGTGTTGGGAGATGATGGTCAACGACCTTGAGGCGCCGGCCAGGCAATTATACCCCTCTATTGACGAGGTGTTCGAGATACTGTCCGCTCTTGGGGTGAAGCACGCAATGCTTTCCGGCAGCGGTGGAGCCGTGTTCGCTCCTGTAGAATCCCCGGAGGTGGCCAGACAGCTCGCAGTGAGGCTCAGCACGGCCGGCTTCTGGTCCCGGGCGTGCGAGAGCATGGACCGTGCCGAGTTCAGGGAGAGTGTTTTTTCGGGCTGA
- a CDS encoding sensor domain-containing diguanylate cyclase, producing MSERQKLLKRLAVSNKIFGLGYSGKSSAEVESAVVGLLAEALGVPAVWLLHLSGDYLELGSAHGADPLVLNEQVAYKDLGVGDSGQLFKKNSERVVRRVGLFMQREWSEQNGISRVLLVPLAFENELVGVVCMALIRGRPGPATEFRRALLADAAAVLRRAKKIEVIESQAKKHQRSARRANELVQFARAIDSNDVELIWDRAIERLPKMFSAELVSIFLYDEAAHKLVLKRGYNQDFEGGIEVALDGEGAGGLMATAIRHGAPWLSQDVSAHSTRRSGAKYRTDSCLIIPLQESSKKHKLIGVVNFANPTDESGFHTADLDSAAIVGELLGTKVSNALMWAELQKLAITDSLTGLFVHGHFKESLQRELMRAERFGKQLSLLMIDVDLFKQINDIYGHPAGDRALVSISSILAESVRDNVDVVARYGGEEFAIILLETTKQSAKEVAERVRAQVSKRSLLYYVEADNKRKLVPKGTEGAKPFHATISIGVASFPGDAKRPERLIDIADAALYEGKSAGGNKVVLGASSVAV from the coding sequence ATGAGCGAGCGCCAGAAGCTGCTGAAAAGGCTCGCCGTCTCCAACAAGATCTTTGGTCTTGGCTACTCTGGTAAGAGCTCGGCCGAGGTCGAATCGGCCGTCGTGGGCCTCTTGGCGGAGGCGCTGGGGGTTCCGGCGGTGTGGCTGCTTCATTTGAGTGGGGACTATCTCGAATTGGGGTCTGCGCATGGTGCGGACCCGCTGGTCTTGAACGAGCAGGTTGCATACAAAGACCTCGGCGTGGGCGATTCGGGGCAGCTGTTCAAGAAGAACTCAGAGCGGGTTGTTCGGCGCGTTGGGCTTTTTATGCAGCGGGAATGGTCGGAGCAAAACGGCATCTCTCGAGTGCTTCTTGTGCCCCTGGCGTTCGAGAATGAACTAGTTGGCGTGGTCTGCATGGCGCTTATTCGCGGGCGTCCTGGGCCTGCTACCGAGTTTCGGAGGGCACTTTTGGCGGACGCAGCCGCTGTTTTGCGCCGGGCCAAGAAGATCGAAGTAATCGAGTCCCAGGCAAAGAAACATCAGCGCTCGGCGCGGAGGGCAAACGAGCTCGTGCAGTTCGCTAGGGCGATCGACTCAAACGACGTGGAGCTGATCTGGGACAGGGCTATTGAGCGCTTGCCGAAGATGTTTTCGGCGGAGCTAGTCTCCATATTTCTTTATGATGAGGCGGCGCATAAGCTCGTTCTCAAGCGTGGGTATAACCAGGACTTTGAGGGCGGCATCGAGGTTGCGCTTGACGGCGAGGGCGCAGGTGGGCTCATGGCAACTGCTATCAGGCATGGCGCGCCCTGGCTCAGCCAGGACGTTAGCGCACACAGCACGAGGCGGAGTGGGGCCAAGTATCGGACAGATTCCTGCCTGATTATCCCGCTTCAAGAGAGCAGCAAGAAACACAAGCTCATCGGCGTGGTCAACTTCGCCAACCCGACTGATGAGTCGGGATTCCATACGGCCGACCTCGATTCTGCGGCGATCGTTGGAGAGCTCCTTGGGACGAAGGTTTCTAACGCCCTGATGTGGGCCGAGCTACAGAAGCTTGCGATAACTGATAGCCTCACAGGGCTTTTTGTGCACGGGCATTTCAAGGAGTCGCTTCAGCGAGAGCTGATGCGTGCGGAGCGTTTTGGCAAACAGCTCTCTCTTTTAATGATAGACGTTGACCTATTCAAACAGATAAACGACATATACGGCCATCCGGCAGGAGACAGGGCGCTCGTTTCGATTTCAAGCATTCTGGCCGAGAGCGTCAGGGATAACGTTGACGTTGTGGCCAGATACGGCGGGGAGGAGTTCGCGATAATCCTTCTAGAGACCACGAAGCAGAGCGCCAAGGAGGTCGCCGAACGCGTCAGGGCGCAGGTGAGCAAGCGCTCGCTTCTGTATTATGTTGAGGCGGACAACAAGCGGAAGTTGGTACCAAAAGGCACTGAGGGGGCCAAGCCCTTTCACGCCACGATCAGCATCGGTGTTGCCTCATTCCCGGGCGACGCCAAGCGCCCTGAGAGGCTGATCGATATCGCCGACGCGGCCCTTTATGAGGGGAAGTCAGCGGGAGGGAACAAGGTTGTTCTTGGCGCGAGCAGCGTCGCTGTTTGA
- a CDS encoding NAD-dependent epimerase/dehydratase family protein: MIVVVTGGAGFVGSHIAERYAKSGHSVRVIDNLSRASLLGRKNVTFDFNWRFLSEIDGVQLIRGDVRELDTLIPLVDDADVVFHTAAQTAVTTSLVDPVPDFSTNALGTFNVLEAARRASSRPAVIYCSTNKVYGDNVNRIGTVEREDRYEFPESFRFGIPETFSTDLCEHTPYGCSKLTGDLYMQDYAGTFGLRTGVFRMSCIYGTRQFGLEDQGWLAWFAIATILGKPIRIDGDGKQVRDVLFVADLVDAFDRFLKSGLDHVVVNVGGGPGNAVPIMHVIELLQEMTGKKSPISYADWRPSDQKVFVSDIRKAKQVLGWEPKVSVEQGLEKMVEWIQAHKDVFEV; this comes from the coding sequence ATGATAGTTGTTGTTACGGGCGGTGCCGGGTTTGTTGGGAGTCACATCGCTGAGCGCTACGCCAAGTCTGGCCATTCGGTGAGAGTTATCGACAACCTGTCGCGAGCCAGCTTGCTTGGCAGAAAGAACGTTACTTTCGATTTCAACTGGCGGTTCTTGTCCGAGATAGACGGCGTGCAGCTGATACGAGGCGATGTGAGGGAACTCGACACGCTTATCCCGCTCGTGGATGATGCGGACGTCGTGTTTCATACGGCAGCCCAGACAGCGGTTACAACGTCGCTTGTGGACCCCGTTCCAGACTTCAGCACAAACGCCCTCGGAACGTTTAACGTGCTTGAGGCCGCAAGGCGCGCCTCGAGCAGGCCAGCTGTTATCTACTGCTCAACGAACAAGGTCTATGGGGATAACGTGAACCGGATAGGAACAGTTGAGAGGGAAGATCGGTATGAGTTTCCTGAGAGCTTTCGGTTTGGTATTCCTGAGACGTTCTCAACTGACCTTTGTGAGCACACGCCTTACGGCTGCTCAAAGCTAACTGGCGACTTGTATATGCAGGATTATGCGGGGACTTTTGGGCTCAGGACCGGGGTATTCAGGATGTCCTGCATTTACGGGACCCGCCAGTTTGGGCTCGAGGACCAGGGCTGGCTCGCCTGGTTTGCCATAGCGACGATTCTTGGCAAGCCGATCAGGATAGACGGCGACGGCAAGCAGGTTCGGGATGTGCTTTTCGTTGCGGATCTTGTAGATGCGTTTGACAGGTTCCTAAAGAGCGGACTTGATCACGTTGTGGTCAACGTTGGCGGCGGGCCTGGGAACGCCGTTCCGATCATGCACGTCATCGAGCTTCTCCAGGAGATGACAGGCAAGAAAAGCCCTATCTCCTATGCCGATTGGAGGCCGAGCGATCAGAAGGTCTTTGTGTCGGATATCCGGAAGGCGAAGCAGGTTCTGGGCTGGGAGCCGAAGGTGTCGGTTGAGCAGGGCCTTGAGAAGATGGTTGAGTGGATACAGGCTCACAAGGATGTTTTTGAGGTGTGA